The genomic segment AAGCCCTCGTGGCCCGCGCTGTCGCGGTGGCGCAAGCGGCCGCTCAGCATGTACGACACGGTCTCGAACCCGCGGTGCGGATGCTCGGGGAAGCCGGCAATGTAGTCATCCGGGTTGTCGCTGCCAAAGGCGTCCAGCATCAGGAAGGGGTCCAAGCGGTGTTGCAGGTTTTGGGTCAGTACCCGGGTGAGCTTGACGCCTGCGCCATCCGAAGTGGCTTGCCCCGCCACCAGGCGCTCAATGGTGCGTGATTGTTGAACTGTCATGGTGATCTCCTTGGGGTTGAACGGACGGACAGGCCGCAAAAGGCGGCCTGTGGTTGAAGGGCTGTGTGCGGCGTGCCGGACCGAGCTGTACCGGGTTTTATTCGCGGCGTGCGTCGAGGCTCCAGCCACCGGCGCCGTTGGCGGCCAAGGCCAACAAGCCACCGACCACTGCCACGTTCTTGAAGAACAGCAGTTGCACCATGAAGGCCTGGTCAGCCGGCACAGCCCAGAAAGCGTGGAAGAAGAAGCTCGCCACCAGTGTGAACAGGGCCAACACCAGAGCCGCGATGCGGGTGCCGAAGCCGGCAATCAGCGCCAGGCCACCCACAATTTCGACCACCAGCGCGAGCACAGCGCCGACGGCGGGCAGTGGCAAACCGACGGAAGCGATGTAACCCACGGTGCCTTCAAAGCCGGTGAGCTTGCTGATGCCAGCTGGCAAAAACAGGGCAGCCAACAGCACGCGGCCTGCGAGGTTGAGTGCGTTTTGGGCGGTAGTGGTGGTGTTGCTAGAGGACATGGTGATTTCCTTTCAAGGGGGAAGTTGTTTGCGATGGGTGAACTGTATTCCTCATCAATCAGCCTGAAAATCCGTTGAAATGGATATGATTGTTGTCACTATGGAACAATCAAGCGCACTCCAGACTGCCGCCATCGACCCTAACGACCTGCTCATCTTTGCCCGCGTGGCGGAGCTGGGCAGTTTCAGCCGTGCGGCCGACAAGGTGGGGCTGCCCAAGTCCAGCGTGTCGCGCCGGCTCGCAGCCCTCGAGCAGCGCTTGGGCGAGCGCCTGCTGCTGCGCACCACCCGCCGCCAAACACTGACCGAGTTCGGCCAGCAACTGCTCGAGCACGCTAAGCAGGTGGTGCTGGAGGTAGAGGCTGTAGCCGCCCTGAGCGAGCGCCGCCAGGCCACGCCCACCGGGCGGCTGCGGGTGTCCATGCCGGCAGACATTGCCCACTTGCTCTTGGCCGACATGCTGGGTGCGTTTGTGGCCATGTACCCCGGCATCTCGCTGGAGCTGGACCTATCGGCCCGCCGGGTAGACCTGCTGGGTGAAGGTTTTGACGTGGCGGTGCGCATCGGCGCCTTGCCGGACGACAGCCTGCTGGCTGCGCGGCGCCTGAGCCTCATGTCCACCGGGTTGTACGCCTCGCCCCAATACCTGGCCGAACACGGCACACCGCAGACACCGCAAGACCTGCTGCAGCACCAGGCGGTGCGCTTGCTGGGCGGCAACGGGGAGCCCCTGCCCTGGCGCTTGGTGAATGGCGAGCAAGCATGGACTGCGCTACCCCCCGGCCGCTTTGCGGCCAACGCGCCGGACCTGTTGTTGCGCCTGGTGCTGGCCGGCACCGGCATAGGCGCAGTGCCCGATGTATTCACCCAAGCCGATCTGCGCCGCCACGCGCTGGTGCGGGTGTTGCCCGAGTGGTGTTTTCCGCAAATGCCTGTCTCAGCCGTCTTCCCCGGTCGCAAGCTCATGCCACCCAAGACGCGGGTGTTTATTGAGATGCTGCAAGTGGCTTTGGGAGACCCCCATGCGGCATAAATCCTTGGCCACCCCGGCCGAACTCCGGGCCCACGCGCAAGCTGAACTGGAAAAGTACATTGCCAGCTTTCCCGCCGAGGCCACCGACCTGCAAGCCATCGCTGATCAATTGGCCGATACGTCCGCAGACCCGTTTTCACGGGCCAACATGCAAGGCCACATCACCACCAGCGGCTTGTTTTATGACAGGGCGTCCGACAAGGTGCTGCTCATCCACCACCGCACCCTGAACCGCTGGCTACAGCCCGGCGGCCACCACGAAGGGCTGGACCGCTTGGACGTTTCTGCGGCGCGGGAGGTGGAGGAAGAGACGGGCGTTCAGGTGTGCGGAGCTCAGGACCAAGCCCTCGATCCGCCGCTGATCGACATCGACAGCCACGCCATCCCGGCCAACCCGGCCAAAGGCGAGGGCGCGCATCTGCACCACGACTTTTTGTACCTGTTCCGAGGCGATGCCACTGCGCCCTTGAGCCCGCAGTGGGAAGAAGTGCAGGGCGTACGTTGGGTTGCGCGTGAGGCTTTGTTAGCGCTGCAGAGTGCGCGCTTTGTACGGCTGGTGAGCAAGCTGCGGCTTGCTCTTTGACAAGCCTTCTTATGGGTAAAAAGTGCCGCTAGCGCAGGTGAAATATGCGCTAGCAGCTACTAAATAAATAGCAAATCAAGGCGGGTGAGCGTACCCGCTGCTGGCTCAGTCCGCCGTCGGGTCTACCGGCGTCAGGGCCTCCCCGCGCGACAGCGAGGACAGTTGCCGCAGCATCCGTATGCCGTCTTGGGTGCCCAGTACGTCGGCCAACGAGTAGCGCTCCAGCACACCGAAGAATGCAGCGAGCGCCAGGTCCAACGGGCCGGGTAGCTTGCAGACCCCGTTGAGTTTGCATTGCGCGCAGCCCACCAGGTCGATGTGCCCCTCCGTGTAGCGAATGAGTTTGCCAATGTTGATTTCTGTGGCGGGGCGGCCCAGCCGGATGCCCCCGTTGCGGCCCCGGACAGATTCGATATAGCCCTCGGCCGCGAGCTTGCTGACCACCTTCATCAAGTGGTTGTCAGAGATCTCATAGGCACCCGCGATCTCCCCCACGGAACACAGCCGTTCTGTGTGGGCAGCGAGGTAGAGCATGACGCGAACGGCAAAGTCAGAAAACTGGGTTAGGCGCACGGAAGCCTCCAATTAAATAGGTATTTCATTTGCATGTTTATTGATTCCTAGATAAACTGGCATCCAAGATACATCATTTAACGAGACTTGTGATGCTCATTGCTGAAACACACCCACCTTTCGCTCTGGACGAGGCCGGCATTTCGACCTTGATCGCGACTTTTTATGCCCGCGTTCGGGAAGACGAATCGCTGGGCCCGGTGTTTGCCCGCGCAATACCCGAAGGGCACTGGGCAGAGCACCTCGGTCACATGAGCGCCTTTTGGTCCTCCGTGATGCTGTCGTCCGGCCGCTACCACGGCAAGCCGGTGCAAATGCATGCCACGCATCTGGACGTGCTCACCCCCGCCATGTTCACGCGTTGGCTGGAGCTGTGGACGCAGACCACACACGCGCTGTTTGCGCCAGAGCACGCCAAGCTGTTTGTCCACAAGGCCAGCCAGATCGCCACCAGCTTGCAATACGCCCTGTTTGATTCCAACACCCCGCGCTAGGTGTTGAGCGCTAAGCGCCCTGCAGCCGCAATCCACAAAACCCACCTTCACCCTGGAGCCCCCATGTCGTTCTCTACGCCCCCGATTGATCTGTCTGTTCACCATGCGCCCGGTGCTGCATCCGACCGCTTTGCACTGGCGGTGACCAAGTTGCTGCGTTGGTGTGCCGATACCTTTTTTGCCAAGCGCTATGGCCACCGCGCCATCGTTCTGGAGACCGTAGCCGCCGTGCCCGGCATGGTCGGCGCCACGCTCACCCATCTGCGTTGCCTGCGCCGAATGGAGAACGACAAAGGTTGGATCCGCACGCTGATGGAAGAGGCCGAGAACGAGCGCATGCACTTGATGACCTTCATCGAAGTGGCGCAACCCACCTTGTTCGAGCGCGTCGTGATCCTGACCGTGCAGTGGGTTTTTTACCTCGGCTTTTCGCTGCTGTATCTCATCAGCCCCCGCACCGCCCACCGCTTGGTCGGTTATTTTGAGGAGGAGGCGGTGGTCAGCTACACGCTCTACCTTGCCGAAATCGATGCGGGCCGGGTGGCCAATATTCCGGCACCGGCGATTGCCCGCCAGTACTGGGGCTTGCCCCCGTCGGCCACCTTGCGCGATGTCGTGCTGGCAGTGCGCGCCGATGAAGCCCACCACCGCGACGTGAACCACAGCCTGGCCGCAGAGCTCGGCGGTGCTAGCCCTGCAAGCAACCCTTCACCCTACCCATGGCACGCCAGCACCACAGAGCTGACGCCCCCAGAGGCCGGCCCCTACCGCGTGACGGTGGACTTCACCCAAGACAACTTGCCCGCCGCGCTCCAGAAAGAACACAACACGGCCAAAGACGTGTGGGGCGTGATCCGCGTAAAGGAAGGCAGCCTCCGGCTGACCCACCTGGACACCGGAAAGGTCGAGCTACTCGATGCGCAGACGCCGGGCTATGTGACGCCCCTGAGCCCGCATTTTGTGCAGCCGGTGGGAGCGGTCAAGGTCTGTATCGAGTTTTATGACCACGACCCGCGCCGCAATTGATCAGCCGTACCAAACCCCGAACATCCACAAGAAAGAAAGCACATGCTGAGCACTGAACACACCGCCAAAATCAAAGCCACCGTCCCGCTGCTGGAGACGGGCGGCGAGGCGCTGACCACCCACTTTTACCAAGTCTTGATGAGCGAGTACCCGGAAGTCCGCGCCCTGTTCAATCAGACGCATCAGCAACAAGGTACCCAAGCGCGCGCCTTGGCCAATGCGGTGCTGAAGTACGCACGCCATATCGACAACCTGGGCGCTTTGGGCCAGTTGCCCGCGCAAATCATCCAGAAGCACGTGTCGCTGCAAATCCTGCCGGAGCACTACCCCATGGTGGGCACCTGCTTGCTGCGCGCCATCCGCGAGGTGCTGGGCGAAGCCATTGCCACCGATGCGGTGATCGAGGCTTGGGGCGCCGCCTACTGGCAACTCGCCAACATCCTGATCGGCGCAGAGAGTGCGCAATACGCCCAAAACGCCGCTGCGCCCGGCGGCTGGGGCGGTGCGCGTCAGTTTGCGGTGATCGAGAAGAAGGTGGAAAGCACAGAAATCACTTCTTTCGTGCTGGCCCCGGTTGATGGTGGCGCGGTGCTGAACTACCAGCCCGGCCAGTACCTGGGCCTCAAGTTGCAAATCAATGGCCAGGAAGTGCGTCGCAACTACTCTCTCTCGCAAAAGGCAGATGGCCGCACCCTGCGCATCAGCGTCAAGCGCGAGCCCAAGGGCGTGGTGTCCAACTACCTACACAGCCAGGTCGAGGTAGGCGTGGTGCTTGAGGTGTTTCCACCCGCGGGCGAGTTTGTGCTGGGGGCCGGCACCGCACCGCTGGCCCTGATCAGCGGCGGAGTGGGCATCACCCCCACCCTGGCCATGGCAGAAACGGCCTTGGAGCAAGGCGAGCGGGATGTTGTGTTTATTCACTACGCACGGAACCCCGAAGTGCAAGCGTTCAAAGAAACACTCGCTGCCTGGGCGCACAAGCACCCCCGCTTCACGCTGCACCTGGCCTATGAGGAGGGTGCCACCGAAGGCGTTGCCTCCGGCCGCCCCAGCCTGGCGCACATCCAACAATGGGTGCCGGCAGATGCCGATGCCTACTTTCTCGGCCCCAAGCCCTTCATGCAGTGCATCAACCGGGCGCTGGCGGACCACGGACTCCCCACGGAGCGGCGCCACTTTGAGTTCTTCGGCCCTAGCGAGGCGCTGAACTAAACGCACAGCCTTACATTGCAGGAAGTATTGCTATAAGCGAGCACTAGCGCCCGAAAAATATGCGCTAGTAGCTATCAAATAAGTAGCAAAATGCCTTCGTGAAAAAAGCAGCTGTATGTGTTGTAGCGCACAGTGCGCCGATGTTCGCCTCCGCACAATGAGGCATGGACTCGCCCGCTACCCCATCGCCTCTCAACCGCCCGCAAGGGCCATCGGCTGCGGAATTGCACACCCCGCCCGACGAGGCGCCGCCTAAGCGGCCCCGGCCAAGGCGCAATGTCCCTATCCTCGATAGCGACTCCGACGATCTGGACGATGGCTACTTCGCCCGGGGTCCATTCTTTGTACCGTGAGGGTGTTCCACATCCACCGCAGAGGGTGCCGGTATCAGTCAGGCACTTCGACCCCTTGTGCAAAAAACACCAGCAGGGCCAATGCAGCACCGGGCTGCACGCGGGTGGCGATTTCATGTTTGTTGGCATCAAACACCTGGCCCGCGCTGGGGGACTCCCGGAGCTCTGTGGCGGTCAAGTTGCGCAAGCCCATGGTCCACGCGCCGAATTGCCGCTCTGCAATGCCTTGCCGGGACAACACGAAAACATCCCGGTGGCGGGTATCCCGCTCGATGGATTGGAAGGTGGTGCTCACCTCCGCCTCCTCGCCTTCCAGCACCTGCAAGACGCTGCCGTTGGCGTGCAGCAGCATGCCGGTGATACCGCGCAATTGGTTGATGTGCTGCGCAGTGTGAAGGATGTCAGCCAGCACCTCCGGCCCGCCTTGCACCAAGGTGCTGGTGTAAATCAAATGGATCAGTGCCATAACGAGACCTATCAAAACAGAGTGAAAGAGAAAGAGAAGCTGGGCCGAACGCGTCCTGCGGCCATCAGGACGAATGATGCGCTCGGGGCCCCTGGCCCGCATCAGGGGCCGACAGCAGGCGCTCGTATTCCTTGTGAACCACCCCAAAGCACTCGCATACGACGCGCATCAGGCCTTCGCGGTCCAACACCCGCAACCTGCCGCGCCGGTAGCGGATCAGCCCCGACACCTGCAACTTGCGCGCCTCGTGGCTGACGCCTTCACGCCGCACGCCCAGCAGGGTTGAGATGATTTCGTGGGTCACCGTCAACTCGTCGGTCACCGAGCGCTCCAGCCTCAGCAGCAGCCAGCGGCACAGCTGTTGCTCTAGGTGGTGGTGCCGGTTGCACACTGCGGTTTGCGTGATCTGGGTGACCAGCGCCTGGGTGTAGCGCAGCAAAAGCCGCATCACCACTGCGCGGCGTTCAAACTCCGCCGCGAGGTGGCGCGATGGTAAGCGGTAGGCTTGCCCCGCGTTATGGACCACGGTGCAGCCCGGCGTGCGGTCCCCGCCCAGAAACAGCGAGATACCGACGACCCCATCGTTTCCGATCACGGCAATCTCCGCAGAGTCGCCGTTCTCCGTGACATACACCATCGACACTATGGCGGTGGTGGGAAAGTACGCGTGCGTGGGCGCTTGCCCGGCATCTGCCATGACCTGCCCCAGGTGCAGGGTGACCAACTCCAGATTCGGGAGCAGGCGGTTTACTTCTTCGGGGGGAGCGTAGCGAGTAGCCGGTTTTCGTCCGGCCGGAAGAGGCTATCCATGGGTAAAACCTCTTTGTAATTCAAATGCGATCGCGCAGACCCTACCGCCTTTTCAGGCCGGTGTATGTGCGATACCGTACATAGGAATTACTGGCGGCTACCCACCGTGCAGCACGCGCCGCCTGTGCTGCTTATTTTTAGATGAAAAGTGCCGCTTGCGCTCATGGAATATGCGCGAGTAGCTCCTAAATCAATAGCAAATCAATACGGGTGTACCGCACCCGCCCACGCTAGCCCGGCGGCTACACTGCCAAAGCGGTTGCCTTCCACCAGCGTGGCTTGAGGCATGGCCGCGCGAAGCGCTGCTATCAAGGTGCGCAGTGCGGACGAGCCACCGGTCAGGTACACCGCGTCCACCGCGCTTAAGCCCGCAGCGGCCACGCAGTCCTGGGCGCACTGCACCACCTGCGCTAGTGAGGCGTGCAGGGCGGCTTCCATGTTCACCGCATCCACCGTGGGGGCCAGGCTCCGGTCCAGAAAGTCGAGGTTCACCACCGCGCCATCACCGCTGATGGAGCAGGCAATCTTGGCGGCTTCCACGCTGGCCAGCATGCGGTGGCCGTGCTGCTCTTCCAGCGCATCCATCAGGCGGCGGTGCAGCGCCTGGTCGGTGTAGTCGGTCCACAGCTCTTTGGCAAAGTGCATGGACTTGCGGGTGTAGGCCTGGTGAATCAGGTGCCAAGTGCTCAGGTCAAAAAACACGCTGCTGGGCACAATGCGCCCGCCAGTGCCCACGTGCTTGTAGCCCAAGTGGGGCATCACAGTGGTCAGGTCCAGCAAGCGGTCAAAGTCGGTGCCGCCAATGTGCACGCCGGTGGTGGCCAGAATGTCTGCGGTGCGGTCGCCCTGCGCGCTGCGCTCGGGGTTGAGGCGAATGACGGTGAAGTCGGAGGTGCCGCCGCCAATGTCGACCACTAGCGCGGTGGTCTCTTTGGCTACGCGCTGCTCGTAGTCCAGCGCAGCGGCAATCGGTTCGAGCTGGTAGGCAATGTGGGTGAAGCCGGCCTCCAATGCGGCGCGGCCCAGTGTTTCTTGCGCCAGCTGGTCGCGCTCGGCGTCATCGTCCACAAAGTGCACCGGGCGGCCCAGCATGGCGTGGGTCAGGGGCTGGCCCACATGGGCTTCGCAGCGGCGCTTGAGCTCTTTGAAGAATAGCACCACGATGTCAAAAAAGCGGATGCTCTTGTCGCCCACGGCGGTGTACTCGTCCATCAGGCGGCTGCCCATCAGGCTTTTGAGCGAGCGCAGCAAGCGCCCCTCTGTGCCATTCAGGTAGGCCTGCATGGCCTCTGCGCCATAGAGCACGGAATGCGTTTCGCTGGCAAAAAACAGGGCGGTGGGCATCTCGGCCTTGGCGCCGTCCAGCGGGATCACCTGCAAGGCGCCTTGCGCGTCAATCAGTGCACAGGCGGAATTCGAGGTGCCGAAGTCAATGCCCAGCACGAGGGGGCGAGCAGTCTCCATCACGCGGGCAGCACCTGCTTCAAAAAGGCGGCAATGTCAGCAATCTCACGCGGGTGCACGCTGTGCGGCATGGGGTAGGTGTGCCACTGCACCGGGTGGCCGAGGGCGGCCAGTGCGTCGCGCGAGTCTTCGCCGCGCTTCAAGATCACCACCGGGTCTTGGGTGCCGTGGGCCATGAAGATGGGGGTAGTCGCATTGGCGGCGTTGCGCTCGGTGGCAAAGCGGTCTGCCAGCGGCAGGTAGCCGGACAGGGCCATCACACCCGCAATTTTGTGTGGCAGGCGCAGCGCGGTGTGCAGTGCCATGGCGCAGCCTTGGCTAAAACCCGCCAATACGATGTGATCGGCCGCGATGCCACGGGCCACTTCGCGCTCCACCAAGGCCGCAATCGCCGCCTCAGAGCGCTGGATGCCCGCCGCGTCCTGCTTGCTTACCAGGTCCATGCCATACAGGTCGTACCAGCCGGGCATCACATAACCGCCGTTGATGGTGATCGGGATGCTGGGCGCCTGCGGAAACACAAAGCGGATAGGCTGGCAACCGTCCAAGTCCAGCTCGGGCACCAGGCCTGCAAAGTCATCGCTGGTGGCGCCCAGCCCGTGCATCCAGATGACGGCGGCCGTGGGGTTGGGGGCGGATTCGAGTTCGATGCAGTCGAGCAGGGCAGTCATGGCGCGGGCCTTGGTATTGAATTTGGGAGACGGGTTTATACCCGAGTTGCAGCGGTTATCGTCAAGGCATGTCTTCACACCGCTTTCATCATGTGCTGCCTTTGTTGGCGGTTTTGGGTTCTGTCACCGCCTTGGGGCTGGGCACGTCGATCGCCAAACAGCTCTTTCCCGTGGTCGGGTCCCTGGGCACCACGGCCTTGCGCGTGGGCTTTTCGGCGCTGCTGCTTTTGCTGATCTGGCGGCCCTGGCGCTGGGCACTGGCGCCGGCCGACCGCATGTCACTGCTGCGTTACGGCGTGGCGCTGGGGCTGATGAACTTGCTGTTTTACATGTCGCTACGCACGATTCCGTTTGGCATTGCAGTGGCGATTGAGTTTTCGGGGCCTTTGGCGGTGGCGCTGTATTCGTCGCGCAAGCCGGTGGACTTTGTGTGGCTGGCGCTGGCGATTGCGGGTCTGGGCCTATTGCTGCCGTTCGGCGGCAACGTGCAGTCGCTGGATGTGACCGGTGTGCTCTATGCCCTGGCCGCCGCCGCGTTTTGGGGTGCTTACATCGTGTTCGGCAAGCGGGTGGGCCATTTGCACGCAGGCCACTCGGTGGCACTGGGGCTCACGGTGGCCGCCATCACCGTGGTGCCCTTCGGAGTCTGGCACGCGGGTGCAGCCCTGCTGGATCCACATGTTTTATTGATCGGGCTGGTGGTGGCCGCGATCTCCAGCGCCCTACCTATCTCGCTGGAGATGGTGGCCCTCAAGCGCCTGCCGCAAGAGGCCTTCGGCATCATGACCAGCATGGAGCCGGCGGTGGCGGCCTTGTTAGGTCTGATGTTGCTCCATGAGCAACTCAGTGCCCAGCAGTGGTGGGCCATCGTGTTCATCATGGGTGCTGCAGCGGGCAGCGCGGTCACTGCCAAGCGCGAGCCGCCGGCGGTTGCAGCCGGTCTCGTGCAGTAAGCGCTTTACTTGGGCAGCCAGCCCAGCCCGTGGGCGTGCAGGCTTTGCACATACAGGCGGTCTTTGGTTTCGGTAATCGCCGTGGTTTCGGGGTAGCTGCCGCTCGGGTCTTGCAGGTCGGCCACTACTTTTCCGTCCTCAGTGAAGGCGATCACATGGCCGTAGGCCTTGGGGATGGGCCACAGCGCACGCGGCAAGCGTAGGGTGAGGCTGCGCAGCCATGGCATGGCCGACAAGTTGTCGATGGTGGCGTTGCGGGGCTTGGCAAAACCCAGCCAGATTTTTCCGTCCAGGCCGCGCATCAGGTTGTCGGGGTAGCCGGGCAGGTTGTCCAGCAGCACCCGGGCTTGTGCGGTGCCTGGGGTGTGGGTGTCAAGGCTGCGCACGTCGAGCTGATGGGCGCTGACCGCAATCTTCCAGACCCGGTATTTGCCGGTTTCGTTCACAAACAGTGACTGTTCGTCCCGGCTCAGTGCCACGCCGTTGGCAAAGCTCAAGCCGGTCGCAACCAGGCGGGTGGCTTTGGTGGCAGGGTCGTATTCCAGAACGCGACCGGTGCTGGACTGCTCCACGATGTCGAGCAGGCTTGCCTCGAAGGTGCCACCCCAGTCTTTGGGTGCAAAGCGGGTGGAGGCATCGCTGAAATACATCTTGCCGTTTTGAGCGACCACCACCGCATCTGCATAGCGGATCGGGTCGCCGTTCACCGTGTCGGTGAGCACGGTCACTTTGGCGTCCGGCGCGATGGACAGCAGCCCTTTGAACGCATCCGCCGCAATCAGGTTGCCCTCTGCATCAAAGTCAAAACCGAGCACGCGGCCACCCGTGTTGGCAAACACCTGCTGCGCGCTGCCATCGGCTTCCATGCGCAAGATATTGCCGCTGGCCACCGTCGTGTAGAGCTTGCCGTCGCGGCCGAACTGGATATGTTCCGGCCCCACTTCGCCGCGCAGGTCGATCATTTTTAAACCGCTTAGCCGATCGTTGACGGCGTGGGCGCCTTGATAGCCGGGTGCAGTGGGCGCATCCCACGCCACGGGGCTCACCGGGACTGGCCACAAGAGCAGATACAGCGTGGCGCAGCCCACAACCCCCAAAAGGAGGTTCACAATTTTCTTCAAAGCGTGTTTCCCTGAGAGCCCGAAGCTCGGGCGAATGCATTTAGATTTTGCTGTGGTTGTCGTTGGTGCTGCCACTAGTGCGGGCTTGAGCCTCGACCTGTGCCACGCGCTTTTCCAGTTGGCTGCTGCGTTGGTGGTGGTGCATCAGCTGGTCCCGCCGGTCGATGGCGGCGCGTCCTGCCCGCACAAACCAGGGCTTCCACAGGGCCGGTACCTTGGGTGGGCGCTTGATGTTGGGCCCCTCGGCGTTCTGGACATAGTCGGCCAACTGCAAGGCCGGCTGCGTAAAGCGCCGGCTCAGCCACAGCGCAGTGCCTGCAGTGGCCAGCAGCCCGAGGAGGCCGGTCAACATCATGGGCCAGGTTTTACTCAGTGCTTGCGATGCCACGGCTTCCGCCGGCTGGTAAATCACCAGGCTGAAGGGCGAGCCCCGTAACGCGAACCGGAGCCAGCCGGCCTCGGTGGTGTAGGGGCCCGCAGGCAGCGCCGCTTTGCTGTCGCTGGCGGCCAGGGTGCGGCCTTCGGTGTCGATGACCCAGGCTTGGCCCAGCGTCAGCGGGTGTTGTTGCATGACGGCGTTGAGCGCGTCGACTGCCAAGTCGGT from the Rhodoferax potami genome contains:
- a CDS encoding SMP-30/gluconolactonase/LRE family protein encodes the protein MNLLLGVVGCATLYLLLWPVPVSPVAWDAPTAPGYQGAHAVNDRLSGLKMIDLRGEVGPEHIQFGRDGKLYTTVASGNILRMEADGSAQQVFANTGGRVLGFDFDAEGNLIAADAFKGLLSIAPDAKVTVLTDTVNGDPIRYADAVVVAQNGKMYFSDASTRFAPKDWGGTFEASLLDIVEQSSTGRVLEYDPATKATRLVATGLSFANGVALSRDEQSLFVNETGKYRVWKIAVSAHQLDVRSLDTHTPGTAQARVLLDNLPGYPDNLMRGLDGKIWLGFAKPRNATIDNLSAMPWLRSLTLRLPRALWPIPKAYGHVIAFTEDGKVVADLQDPSGSYPETTAITETKDRLYVQSLHAHGLGWLPK